The genomic region GAACGTTGGTAAAACCCCAATAAACTCTCCGGCAAAGCCCGTTCCAGATCCGCCACTTCTTTTTCCAACTCCGTACAGCGTTTCTGGAGGGAATTAACCCGCTGGGCGACCTCTTCCGCCGCGGCCGTCAGTTTGGTTTGGAGCGCCTCAACTTGTTTTTGCGCTTGGGCCAACTCCTGTTCTTTGGTTTCCAACAGATATAGCTGGTTGAGGATCGTTTCCTCCCGTGCCGCTTTGGCCGTTTGGTACTCGGCGATCCTCCTTTGCAGCTGTTCCAGTTCTTTCGGGGCTGAAATCTTTCCACTGTACAAAGTGGTCTCCAGGTCACGAAGCTGCGCTTCGTAATCCCGGCATTCCCCTTCCAATCGTCGATTCTCCATCTTCAAGCGAGTACGTTCGTTCTGAATCTGTTCGACCTCTTCCCTTGCCGTCAGGACCTGGTTTTCCAGGTCGGCAAGCACCCTTCGCCCTTCCCAAGCGGCAAGCTCATCCACACAAGCCGCTAGGCGACGCCGGGCCTCCTGATAACGATATAATAACGATAAATCCCGCTTTTTGTCCATCATTAACTACGGATTGCACCCAGCAGATCTTTATAAGTGTCGATATCCATCCCGATCTCGGACCGGCGGGCGACAATATCGGAGCCCTTCTCCTTAGCACACTTGACACACCGTTTGGTTTCCGGTAAAGCCTCCAGCCGCTCCGCTGAAATAACTTTACCACATAGCTCGCACTTTTTGGCCATTTTGAAACCCTCCTTTGTAGTCCCGGTTAGCCGTAACGGCAGGCACCAGGCCCCTCCCTTCATTGCCACTAATAGAATGAGTAGGGTTTTATGTAGTGTTCACTAAGGTAGATCCGTGCTTTAAACTCAGGCGTCAATGACTGGTCTTTTTCTAAATATTCCTTAATCCGTTTTAGGCCAACCGCCTCAATGGTGTGGTGTCCCACTTCCACTATGGTCATCCCGAGCTGCTCGGCATGGAGAAAATCATGGTAACCCAGATCGGAGGTGATCAGAACCTCCGCCCCTTTCCGTTTCGCCTGGCCCAGGTATTTACCGCCGCTGCCGCCGATCACCGCGATCTTACTTACCGTTTCCCGCGGAAAACCGCCCCACCGCAAGGTTTCGTCGTTAAACAAGGTCTTGACCTCCGCCAAAAAACCGGAGAACGGTTGCGGTTTCGGTAACCTTCCGACCCGCCCCAGTCCGGCGCGGCCGCCTTTTTGGACGACCGGGTAGAGGTCGTAAGCCACCTCTTCGTAAGGATGGGCGGCCAACATCGCTTTGATAATGCTTTCCCGTTTCCGGGCCGGAATAATCGTCTCCAACCGCACCTCCGGAACGGAAGAAACGGCGCCGACTTCACCGAAAAAGGGATTGGCCCCGTCGCGCGGTAAAAACGTCCCCACCCCTGAAGTCCGGAAAGTGCAATGGCTATAATTGCCGATCCAACCGGCACCCGCCGCCGTCAAAGCGGCAAAAACCGGTTCGACGTGGTCTTCCGGGACATAGACCACCAGTTTAAGGTGTTCTTCGGCCCCTTCTTCCACCGGTTCCACCTGGCTGAGCTGTAAAAGTTCGGCCAGGTACTGGTTTAAGCCGTCAGCGGCCCGGTCAAAATTGGTGTGCATGGCATATACAACAAAACCCCCAGCAATCATCTCCTCCCAAACCTCGCCTCCGGGCCGGTCAAACTGGAGATTATTGAGGGGTTTAAAGATCAAGGGGTGATGAGTGACAATCAGATTTGCCTGTTTCTGCCGGGCCTCAGCCAGCACCGCCGCGGAAAAATCCAAAGCCAGTAAAAGACCGGTGACTTCGCGGTCGAAGCGGCCAACCTGTAAACCGACGTTATCCCAGGATTCGGCCAACGCCAAGGGTGCCAGTTCTTCCAAGATCGAGGTAATCTCCCGCACAGTCGGCATTCATGTTCCACCTTCTGTTTGCGTCCCAACAGTTTGCTTTTTATAATAATATAAACCAAGGACTGTACATGATAACTTTTAATTTACTATTTTCGCGGTTGTCCCCGCATTTCCTTCTTGCCCCGCAATCTTTTCGGTGTATTACCTTTATTTACCAATCCAACAGGGCCTCGCCACCGGCGGAGCCGCATGATAACAAAAAAAAGTGGTGACCTGCCACTTTTCTCCAATAAGCATCTTAGATTTATTGGTGGGCCCACCTGGATTCGAACCAGGGACCGATCGGTTATGAGCCGACTGCTCCACCGCTGAGCTATGGGCCCAAACAATTATGGCTCCCCGAGTTGGATTCGAACCAACAACCGCCCGGTTAACAGCCGGGTGCTCTACCGTTGAGCTATCGAGGAGTTTATTGCGCAACGTAAATTATACCCCCTTTTTTTCCTTCCGTCAAGGGTACCGGCGCCTATTCCAGAAAATCCTTCAGCTTCTTACTCCGGCTGGGATGACGCAGTTTCCGCAAGGCTTTGGCTTCAATCTGGCGGATCCGTTCTCTGGTCACCCCAAAGACCTGGCCAACTTCTTCCAAAGTCCGGGCGCGTCCGTCTTCCAGACCAAAACGGAGCCGCAAAACCTTCTCCTCCCGAGAAGTCAAAGTGTCCAGCACCTCTTCCAGCTGTTCTTTGAGCAAGCGGAAAGAAGCGGCTTCGGCCGGGGCCGGCACATCCTGGTCTTCGATGAAATCGCCCAGATGACTGTCTTCTTCTTCCCCAATCGGCGTCTCAAGGGAGACCGGCTCCTGTGCAATCTTGATGATCTCACGGACCCGCTCCACATTCATGCCCATCTCTTCGGCAATCTCCTCCGCGGTCGGTTCCCGTCCCAGCGTCTGCAAAAGCTGCCTGGAAACGCGGATCAGTTTATTGATGGTCTCCACCATATGGACGGGTATCCGGATCGTCCGCGCTTGGTCGGCGATCGCCCGCGTGATCGCCTGCCGGATCCACCAGGTCGCATAGGTGCTAAATTTAAACCCTTTGTGGTAGTCGAATTTTTCCACGGCTTTAATCAAGCCCAGGTTACCTTCCTGGATTAGATCAAGAAACAGCATGCCCCGGCCGACATACCTTTTGGCGATACTCACCACCAGACGCAGGTTGGCTTCGGCCAGCCGCCGTTTGGCGTTTTCATCACCGGCCTGTGCCCGGCGCGCCAGTTCCAATTCGTCTTCCGGCGACAAAAGGGGCACCCGCCCGATCTCTTTCAGATACATCCGGACCGGATCGTCCAACGCAATGCCTTCCGGGAGGGAAAGATCGACATCGTTCTCTATTTCACTGTCGCTTACCTCGCTGTCCTTGGGTTCCTCATCTTCAGCCACAAAATCAATGCCTTTACTGGTCAAAAGTTCGTAGATCCCGTCAATTTCCTCCGGTGCAAGATCGATGTGGTCAAAGGTGTCCATGATGTCCTTATACGTCACCACACCCTTTTTCTTGCCTAAAGAAAGGATCTCATTGATCGCGGCTGCTTTGAGTGCTTCGTGCTCTTCTTTCCCTTTCACTTGCTCATCCAAGGACAAATCAGCCTTTTTAACCTCTTTTTCTTTACTCACTTTTTCAATCATCCTTCCCAGAGAAAACCGGAGAAATAATCGAGTAATCGTAATCAAATTTTATATTAAGCCAGAGAAGGTTGGAAACTCTTCCCGGAGTTTCTTATGGAGTTCGTTTAATAACGCCAAGTTCTCCTGCAACTTAAGCGGAGAAACCCCTTCCACCTGCCCATCCAGGCTCACCGCCACCTCTTGTTCCAAACGGCGGATCTCCTCGGTTAGCTGGCGCTGGCGCAGTCGCTTCAGACAACCGTCCAGGTCAACCGGCAAGGGGTTCATCTGGTTTTCGGCCAACAGCTCCATATATAAGCCCCGGATTTCCGGAGGGAAAGCGTCAGCCGGTGGCGGCCACTCTCCGGACAGATCCCACTCCACCAGTTGCTGCCGTAAACGGTCGTAAAGCGGGGCGGAGAACTTGATCTCTATTAACGTTCTTCTTATTCGCGCAAAAAAATCTTTCTCCTGCAAACAGCCCCGCAAAAGTTCTCTTTCCAGCGGTAAAAGTTCCTTTTCCCCCGCCAAAGCGTCCGGTTGTCGCCGGCGGGCCGGGGCAATATCATTAGTATGCCGCTGGTTGTTTTTTATATCCAAACGTTGTTTATTTTTCCTTAAATTGTACTTGTATATGCGCCATTGGTCGTAAATGGACGCTTCGGAGACCCCCACTGCCGCTGCGGTTTGCTTAAGGTAGGCCTCCCGGGCGATTTCATTTTGCATCTGCGTGAGGAGCGGGAAGACCCGCTGGACCGCTTGGGCCTTTCCGGTCGGGGTCGCAAGATCTGCTTTCTCAAGAATATATGCCAGTTTAAAGGTGAATAGGTCAACACTCTCCGCCACGTAGCGCCGAAAACCCGCGGCTCCTTCCTTCTTCAACAGGGAATCGGGATCTTCGCCGGCCGGCAAACGGACCACGCGGACCTCCGCCCCCGCCGCCGCCAGGAGATCCAGTCCCCGGATCGTTGCCGCCTCCCCGGCCGCATCGGCGTCGTAGGCGATAAAGACCTTATCGCTATAACGCTTCAAGAGGCGGACTTGTTCCGGCGTCAAGGCTGTCCCGGAAGAAGCAACCACCTCATCAATCCCATGTTGGTGAGCTTGGATCACATCCATGTATCCCTCAACGATAATTACCCGTCCCTGCCGGCGTATCCCTTCCCGGGCTTCCGCCAGCCCGTAGAGGGAACGGCTTTTTTGGTAAAGCACCGTCTCCGGTGAGTTTAAGTATTTCGGTTGGCCTTCCCCAAGAATCCGCCCGCCGAAGCCGATCACCCGCCCCCGGGGATCGGTGATCGGAAACAGCAACCGGTCGCGGAAACGGTCATAGTAACCTTCCGCGCCGCCGCAGACCAGACCGGCCTTTTCCGCCTCATCAAGGGGGACCCCTTTTTTCCGGAAAAGGCCAACCAGCGCCCTCCATTGGGGCGGCGCGTAACCCAGGCCAAACTTCTCGGCCGTCGCCCGGGTGATCCCGCGGGCTTCCAGGTAAGCCACAGCCTTCTCCCCTGTCTTGGTCTGCCAGAGAATCTTCTTGTAGAATTCGGCTGCAAAGGCATTCAACCGGTAAAGCCGTTCCCGCTCTTCCTTCTGTTTTTGCCCCGTCGGCGACGGCTCAAACTCCGGCAACCTCATATTCGCCCGTTCGGCCAAAAAACGAAGGGCCGCACCAAAAGAGAGGTTCTCAATCCGCATGATAAAAGAAAGGACATCGCCCCCCGCCCCGCAGCCAAAACAGTAGAAAAGCTGTTTTTCCCGGCTCACGGTAAAAGACGGGGTTTTCTCACTATGAAAGGGGCACAAGCCGGTGAAGGAGCGTCCACTCTGTTTCAGGTTAACATACTCAGAGACCACCGCAACAATATCATTATTCTCTTTTACGTCGCTAATAATCTTTTCGTTTGTTAACCGATCCATCTTCTTCACCTATTGGCTTATTCGTCCCCCCGGGCAAATCTCCTCTTTGCAAAAAGACAAGTCCGCTTTAGTCCACCGTGATCTCCCTCGTAATCACCTGCCCGGAGGAGCCAAGGGTCCCGAGATCCTGTCCTTCATAAAAGACACGGACGCCCCCGGCATTACCAATCCGTAAGGAGACATCGGCAGCCAGGAACCATTCGCGCCTTTCGCCGGGCTGGAGGGTGCCTTCAAAGATGATGGTGCGGGCCGGCAACTGGTAAAGACCAAGCCAGACCACTTCGCGAGCTTCTACGACCAGGTGTCTTTCATCCGCGGGCAAAACCGGTGTCGCAACGGCTGTTTCCCGCTCTCCCGTAGCGGCTTCTCCCGTCTGGCCCTTGCCTTCCGCCGGCCCGGCCACCGATGGTGAATTGGCGGGAGGCGTAGCCTTCTCTTCCGTCACCACCGCCGGTCCGTTCTCCGTCGTGGTAACCGCAGCCGGCTTCCCGGCAAAATACTTCCCGACCGCGAGCCCGACCACCACAACCAGGCCGACACTGGCCATCACCAAACGATTGGCTTTCTTCATTCCCGCATTCGTACTCTCCAAACTTTTCCGGGTCATGACCCTTCGGAAGGAAGCGGTGTCTTCCGCTCCGGCGTCCGGTACCGGGTCGGGTTCTTCCGGAACCGCCTGTTTCTTCTCTGCATAATACCGCGCCAAAATCTGCTCGGGGTCCAACCCCACATTTTTGGCGTAGTTGATGATGAAACCACGTACATAAACCTCTCCAGGGAGTTTATGAAAATCGCCCGCTTCTATGGCTTCCAACTGGTGGGCCCGAATCTTGGTCAGCATCTGCAGATCTTCTAAGGATAATCCTTTTTCTTCGCGCGCTGCTTTTAAGATTGCTCCAATCTCTTTCACTTCTTGTCCCTCCCAAGCAAAGCGCCTGCTAAACACGGCTTTCTTGTTGCAAAGAATTCGTGGGAGCCGCCCGTAACTCCTCCTGCAAAATAAAGTCAATCGCTTAAGAATTGTTCTTTCTAAGCTCTTCCAGCTGGCGGCGGTTGATCAGCACGGCCCGGGGTTTACTCCCTTCGTGCGGGCCGACAAAGCCTTTCTCTTCCATCATATCAATCAAACGGGCCGCCCGCGTATAACCAATCCGGAAGCGGCGCTGCAGGGAAGAAGCGGAAGCCTGTTCCTGATCGATCACCAATTGCACCGCATCCCAGAACAGTTCATCTTCTTCTGCCGTCAGGTCACCCCGGGCTTCCGCCGCCGGTGGATTGGCCAGGGTCTCCACGTACTCGGGGTCCCCTTGCCGCCGCCAATGATCGGTGACCAGTTTAATCTCTTCATCCGAGACCAAAGCCCCTTGCAACCGGACGGGTTTTAAAGCACCCACCGGCGCAAAGAGCATATCGCCCCGGCCCAACAACTGTTCGGCCCCGGCACTATCCAGAATTGTCCGCGAGTCCACCTGCGAAGAAACGGCAAAGGCAATCCGGGACGGAATATTGGCCTTGATTAAGCCGGTGATCACATCCACCGACGGTCTTTGGGTGGCCACCACCAGGTGAATCCCGGTCGCCCGTGCCATCTGGGCCAAGCGACAGATGGCATCCTCCACGTCCACCGGGGCCACCATCATCAAATCGGCCAACTCATCAATAACCACGACCATATAGGGCATGGGGAGCTCATCCGCCTTCACCGCCCGGTTATAGCGGGCAATATCCCGTACCCCTTTTTCGGCAAAGGCCTTGTACCGCGCCTCCATCTCCGCCACAACTGCCTTGAGCACCGCGGCCGCCTTTTTCGCCTCGGTAACCACGGGCGCGGCCAGATGGGGAATGCCGTCATAAACCGACAGCTCAACCCGTTTCGGGTCAATCAGAACCAGTTTCACCTCCACCGGTGAGGCCCGGTATAAAAGGGAAAGCAGTAAAGCATTCAGGCAGACACTTTTCCCGGAGCCGGTCGCCCCCGCAATCAAAAGGTGGGGCATGCGGTCCAGGTTGGCCACACTCGGTTCCCCGGTGATGTCCACCCCCATGGCGATCCCCAGTTTTCCGGCGCTCCAAAAAGCACGGGACTCGATGACTTCGCGGAGGGTAACAACCCGCGCTTCCTGGTTGGGTACTTCGATCCCGACCGCCGATTTGCCGGGAATCGGCGCTTCGATCCGCAGCCCCCGCGCCGCCAGCGCCAAAGCCAAGTCGTTGGCCAGGTTCACAATCCGGCTCACCTTGACGCCCGGCGCCGGCTGGATTTCGTAACGGGTAATAACCGGACCCTGATGGACCGCCGTGACCTGGGCCTGCACACCAAAGGAAGCCAGTGTCGCCTCCAGTTGGTTCGATTGGTCCAACAGTTTCTGGTTTCTGCGGGGCCGGGGCGGCGGTTGCAAAAGATCAAGGGCCGGTAATTGGTAGGGGCCCAACTGCCGACCGCCGGTAACCGCCATCAACGCCGGAACTTCCCGCGGTGACTGTTCCTTGCGGCGGTGACGGGGTTCCTTCCGGCGTTCCTCCGTTTTTCCCCGGGGCTCCCGCACAGGGACAACCGGTTTTTCTTCCGTCGCCGCCGAAACCTGTTCATAAGGGAGGTTAACTTGGGTTTTCCGGTGCCGAAAAAGCCGGAAGATTTTCTGGCCGATGCGACTTTGGAGGTCGGCCAAAAACTGAAGCAAAGGGCGGTCAAGCATAAGAATGACCGCTATTAGCAGTAGTAAGCTCAATACCACAATCGTCCCCAGGACGGAGAAGATCCGGTTCAATCCGTACAAAATAACGCTGGCCACCGCCCCGCCGCCTTCCTGGTAAGCAAAGGGCAAGGGCTCCGCCGGCACCCCGACGGAAAGCAAATGAATCAGGAGAATTCCCCAGAAACAACCGAGGATTACACCTAGATAACGGTAGGTTAAGGAAAATTTACGGTGATTTTTCAGCAATTGCCAACCCAAAGCGGCAAAAAGCACTGGCAAAAGAAAAGAACCCTTCTTCCCGGTGACCGTGTATAAAACCCGCCGGACCGCCTCGCCAAAGCTCCCCGTCTCTTTCATCTGTAAAGACAAAAAAAGCAGGACGGCCAAGCCCAAATAGACCACGCCAAGGATCTCCGTTTTTAACTCCTTCTGCCGGTCACTGCGTTCCGGACGGTTTTCGGTTCGGGACGGTTGCCCGCTTTGTTTTTTCCCCATCCTTAGATCAGCTCCTCCTTCCCGACCAAGGTCACTTCCGCCATATTGGCGGCATGGTCCGCCACCCGTTCCAAATTGGCCAGCAGATCCAGATAGATGATGCCCGAACCGGGCCAGCACCGTCCTTGGTTGAGCCGGTTGATATGGTTCTGGCGCATCTCCTCCTGCAGCTTGTCGATGACCATCTCGCGCTCCAACACTTGCCGGGCCAGAACCGGGTCGTCTTCCTCCAACGCAATCAGGGCTTTCTTACAAATATCCAATACTTTATCGTAAAGCAGTCCGATCTCATCCATCGCCACCTGCGAAAAAGGCAGTTTCTCCTCCACCTTCGCCTGGGCGTACTCGCCAATATGTTCCGCATGATCGGCGATACGCTCCACATCATTGATCACTTGAATTAATCCGGCCAAATACCGCGATTGGGGGGCCGTAAGGAGACTTTTCGAAAGTAAAGTGGAGAGATAAAGGGTGATCTGCCTACGTCGTTCATCAACAATATCCTCTTTTTTGGCAATATCTTTAATGGCAGAAGACTGGCCTTTGAAAAAGGCAATCCGGGCAAAATAAAGCATATCAATAGCGATCTGCGCGGTGCGCATGATCTCTTTGGCCGCACCCCGCAAGGCCAAACCAGGTGTCGGGTAAAACTTTTCGTTCAAGTATTGCCGATCCCTGCTCTCTTCCTCCTGCTGCCGCCAGAACCAGGTGATCCGTTCGCTCAGAAACTGGGCAAGCGGACCGGACAGAGGTAACCAGATAAGGACCATGAGCAAATTGGCCAAAGTGTGGGTCATCGCAACCTCCTTCGTCAACAACCTGGCACCGGTCGGGACCATACTGGCCGGAAAGGAAGAAAAGACCAGGTTTTTCCCGGCCTCGAGCAAGCCCCAAAGCTGAAGAGTGGCCCAGCTGGCCGCCTGCGCCAAAGGTGCGCGGAAAAGAAGGAGGCCCATCGTTGTTGTTCCTAAGATCAACCAATGGGCCCAGACGGCTCTTTTCGTGAGCATGTTACCTCTAAGCGCCGCCATGCTGGCAATTACCCCCACCCCCAAACACGTCCCCAGTAAAAAGGGTAAGATCTCAGGTAAAAACAGGAAAAGACTTTCCTCTCCCCCCAAGGCCACCTGCCGGAGCAAGGCTTGTAAAAGGCCGATGGTGGCAATGTTGTTCTGCACCAGGGCCGTGGAGAAAAAACCGAGTAAATATCCGAAGAAGGGCGAAATCCGGATCGACGTTAAAGTCGCCTGTAATGGCAAGTTTTCAAGCACCGGTTTCATGGCCGCCGTCATAGTGTTTAAGCCGATAAAAACCAAGCCAAAGCCAAGCGCGGTAAAACCCAGATACTGTATATGATGCTTCTTCCCAAAAGCATACAGGAGGAAACCGAGACCAACCGCAAGATACGCATAACTTCCGATCTGAAATGACGTTAAATGCACAAGCAACGTCGCTCCCAGGTTGATTCCGAGCATGACACAGATTCCTTGTTTAAGATGGATCAACCTGGACCCCAAAAGCCCCATCAGCAAAACCGTCGCCGCCCCCGTTTCCTGAAGGGTCAGCGTCATTAAAAAGCCGGTTCCCATGGCGACCAGTGGATTCTTGGTCTCTTCCATAAACTGGTAAATTTTATCGCCCGCCACATTTTGAAAACCGATCCCCATCAGCGCAAAGCCCAGTAAAAAAAGACCGAGCCCGCCCGCCAAGCCGAAAATAATCTCCTGCATCACGCTTGCCATTTTGCCTCCTATGAAAAGTCGGATCTTATTAACATTATTTCGTTTCCACTAATCCATTCTCCTCCCCTCGGCCGGACCCGATCTTAAAGAAAAAACCTCTATTTAAGAGGTTTTAAGCGGTTTTTAACTAAACAATTACATTCCCCGGTGTCCAGCGGGGATCCAGGTAATCGGCAGGATCGGTACTAAGCAGGCGGGTGATCACCCGCTCGCCCCGGCTATTGACCGTAACCAGCACCGTTTTGCCCTCCACTTCGATCTCGCGCCATTGTTCCCGGTTTTCCGATTCCTCCTCCTCCGCGAAAACCACCGCTAAGGGGTAGATCGAATAGAACAGCATCTCTTCACCTCATTT from Capillibacterium thermochitinicola harbors:
- a CDS encoding zinc ribbon domain-containing protein: MDKKRDLSLLYRYQEARRRLAACVDELAAWEGRRVLADLENQVLTAREEVEQIQNERTRLKMENRRLEGECRDYEAQLRDLETTLYSGKISAPKELEQLQRRIAEYQTAKAAREETILNQLYLLETKEQELAQAQKQVEALQTKLTAAAEEVAQRVNSLQKRCTELEKEVADLERALPESLLGFYQRSAKALKGIVVVPVKEKTCGFCHMIIPPAVLEKVKKGDSGVTLCENCGRGLFEER
- a CDS encoding TraR/DksA C4-type zinc finger protein; translation: MAKKCELCGKVISAERLEALPETKRCVKCAKEKGSDIVARRSEIGMDIDTYKDLLGAIRS
- a CDS encoding Nif3-like dinuclear metal center hexameric protein, producing MPTVREITSILEELAPLALAESWDNVGLQVGRFDREVTGLLLALDFSAAVLAEARQKQANLIVTHHPLIFKPLNNLQFDRPGGEVWEEMIAGGFVVYAMHTNFDRAADGLNQYLAELLQLSQVEPVEEGAEEHLKLVVYVPEDHVEPVFAALTAAGAGWIGNYSHCTFRTSGVGTFLPRDGANPFFGEVGAVSSVPEVRLETIIPARKRESIIKAMLAAHPYEEVAYDLYPVVQKGGRAGLGRVGRLPKPQPFSGFLAEVKTLFNDETLRWGGFPRETVSKIAVIGGSGGKYLGQAKRKGAEVLITSDLGYHDFLHAEQLGMTIVEVGHHTIEAVGLKRIKEYLEKDQSLTPEFKARIYLSEHYIKPYSFY
- the rpoD gene encoding RNA polymerase sigma factor RpoD — translated: MKGKEEHEALKAAAINEILSLGKKKGVVTYKDIMDTFDHIDLAPEEIDGIYELLTSKGIDFVAEDEEPKDSEVSDSEIENDVDLSLPEGIALDDPVRMYLKEIGRVPLLSPEDELELARRAQAGDENAKRRLAEANLRLVVSIAKRYVGRGMLFLDLIQEGNLGLIKAVEKFDYHKGFKFSTYATWWIRQAITRAIADQARTIRIPVHMVETINKLIRVSRQLLQTLGREPTAEEIAEEMGMNVERVREIIKIAQEPVSLETPIGEEEDSHLGDFIEDQDVPAPAEAASFRLLKEQLEEVLDTLTSREEKVLRLRFGLEDGRARTLEEVGQVFGVTRERIRQIEAKALRKLRHPSRSKKLKDFLE
- the dnaG gene encoding DNA primase — encoded protein: MDRLTNEKIISDVKENNDIVAVVSEYVNLKQSGRSFTGLCPFHSEKTPSFTVSREKQLFYCFGCGAGGDVLSFIMRIENLSFGAALRFLAERANMRLPEFEPSPTGQKQKEERERLYRLNAFAAEFYKKILWQTKTGEKAVAYLEARGITRATAEKFGLGYAPPQWRALVGLFRKKGVPLDEAEKAGLVCGGAEGYYDRFRDRLLFPITDPRGRVIGFGGRILGEGQPKYLNSPETVLYQKSRSLYGLAEAREGIRRQGRVIIVEGYMDVIQAHQHGIDEVVASSGTALTPEQVRLLKRYSDKVFIAYDADAAGEAATIRGLDLLAAAGAEVRVVRLPAGEDPDSLLKKEGAAGFRRYVAESVDLFTFKLAYILEKADLATPTGKAQAVQRVFPLLTQMQNEIAREAYLKQTAAAVGVSEASIYDQWRIYKYNLRKNKQRLDIKNNQRHTNDIAPARRRQPDALAGEKELLPLERELLRGCLQEKDFFARIRRTLIEIKFSAPLYDRLRQQLVEWDLSGEWPPPADAFPPEIRGLYMELLAENQMNPLPVDLDGCLKRLRQRQLTEEIRRLEQEVAVSLDGQVEGVSPLKLQENLALLNELHKKLREEFPTFSGLI
- a CDS encoding helix-turn-helix domain-containing protein, which produces MKEIGAILKAAREEKGLSLEDLQMLTKIRAHQLEAIEAGDFHKLPGEVYVRGFIINYAKNVGLDPEQILARYYAEKKQAVPEEPDPVPDAGAEDTASFRRVMTRKSLESTNAGMKKANRLVMASVGLVVVVGLAVGKYFAGKPAAVTTTENGPAVVTEEKATPPANSPSVAGPAEGKGQTGEAATGERETAVATPVLPADERHLVVEAREVVWLGLYQLPARTIIFEGTLQPGERREWFLAADVSLRIGNAGGVRVFYEGQDLGTLGSSGQVITREITVD
- a CDS encoding DNA translocase FtsK; this translates as MGKKQSGQPSRTENRPERSDRQKELKTEILGVVYLGLAVLLFLSLQMKETGSFGEAVRRVLYTVTGKKGSFLLPVLFAALGWQLLKNHRKFSLTYRYLGVILGCFWGILLIHLLSVGVPAEPLPFAYQEGGGAVASVILYGLNRIFSVLGTIVVLSLLLLIAVILMLDRPLLQFLADLQSRIGQKIFRLFRHRKTQVNLPYEQVSAATEEKPVVPVREPRGKTEERRKEPRHRRKEQSPREVPALMAVTGGRQLGPYQLPALDLLQPPPRPRRNQKLLDQSNQLEATLASFGVQAQVTAVHQGPVITRYEIQPAPGVKVSRIVNLANDLALALAARGLRIEAPIPGKSAVGIEVPNQEARVVTLREVIESRAFWSAGKLGIAMGVDITGEPSVANLDRMPHLLIAGATGSGKSVCLNALLLSLLYRASPVEVKLVLIDPKRVELSVYDGIPHLAAPVVTEAKKAAAVLKAVVAEMEARYKAFAEKGVRDIARYNRAVKADELPMPYMVVVIDELADLMMVAPVDVEDAICRLAQMARATGIHLVVATQRPSVDVITGLIKANIPSRIAFAVSSQVDSRTILDSAGAEQLLGRGDMLFAPVGALKPVRLQGALVSDEEIKLVTDHWRRQGDPEYVETLANPPAAEARGDLTAEEDELFWDAVQLVIDQEQASASSLQRRFRIGYTRAARLIDMMEEKGFVGPHEGSKPRAVLINRRQLEELRKNNS
- a CDS encoding Na/Pi cotransporter family protein, with amino-acid sequence MASVMQEIIFGLAGGLGLFLLGFALMGIGFQNVAGDKIYQFMEETKNPLVAMGTGFLMTLTLQETGAATVLLMGLLGSRLIHLKQGICVMLGINLGATLLVHLTSFQIGSYAYLAVGLGFLLYAFGKKHHIQYLGFTALGFGLVFIGLNTMTAAMKPVLENLPLQATLTSIRISPFFGYLLGFFSTALVQNNIATIGLLQALLRQVALGGEESLFLFLPEILPFLLGTCLGVGVIASMAALRGNMLTKRAVWAHWLILGTTTMGLLLFRAPLAQAASWATLQLWGLLEAGKNLVFSSFPASMVPTGARLLTKEVAMTHTLANLLMVLIWLPLSGPLAQFLSERITWFWRQQEEESRDRQYLNEKFYPTPGLALRGAAKEIMRTAQIAIDMLYFARIAFFKGQSSAIKDIAKKEDIVDERRRQITLYLSTLLSKSLLTAPQSRYLAGLIQVINDVERIADHAEHIGEYAQAKVEEKLPFSQVAMDEIGLLYDKVLDICKKALIALEEDDPVLARQVLEREMVIDKLQEEMRQNHINRLNQGRCWPGSGIIYLDLLANLERVADHAANMAEVTLVGKEELI
- a CDS encoding YlzJ-like family protein codes for the protein MLFYSIYPLAVVFAEEEESENREQWREIEVEGKTVLVTVNSRGERVITRLLSTDPADYLDPRWTPGNVIV